TTGACAATCTAGAAACTGTGTAAAATTATTTTAATATTACGAAAAAGTTATAGTGGTATTAATAAATACGATGGGAGCAGTTCCATTTAAGGGAGAATATTAGTGGTGTCAAGAAATAATCAGCGGATCAAGATTGAGCGGATGTTGAATCAAAAGCAGCGTTTTGGGATTCGCAAACTGAGCATTGGCGTAGTGTCGGTGCTTTTAGGAACCACGTTCTTCCTCGGCAACGGGGTGGTTCATGCCGATACAGTTTCGAACTCTCAGATAACGACAACTAGTTCAACACCTGCTTCCAGCAGTGATAGTAATAGTAGTAACGTGACGATCACCAGCAGTGAGACGGGTTCTGCGGCGTCTTCGTCTACGTCTTGGGCGTCGACGGCTACAGCATCGGTGCCATGAACGGGGCGACGTTATCAACCCAAATTACGTTCGTGATAGGGGAGGATGGGACGACGGGGAAGGTGGTAGAAATCGTGCCGGCCCAAACGCCAACCGCCAATGAGAAGGATTACACTTGGGAATACGTCTACAGCCCGAAAGCCCAGTCCTTTACCGTCACCTATGTCGATGACACGACCGGTGAGGAATTAACTGACCACGACTTCACCCTGAGTGGGGTCACGGACAGATCCTACGCCAAGACCCTGGCCAGCGACAAGTGGGACTACGCGGCGGCCGGCTACGTGCTGGATACGGACCAGAACGCCACTGACCCGCTGGACAGCCTGAGCGGGACCTTTGGCGCCACGAACGTTAACGTAGTGGTGTGCCTAAAGCACGGGACGACCACCCAAGAAGAAACCGGGACCTCAACTTACACGGTCAATTACACCGGCGCCGCTAACAACCCAACCAGCCAGCCCCAAACGATTGACTACACCCGGACCAACACGGTCGATACCATGACCGGGCTCGTGACGGCGTATGGCGACTGGAGTGTGACCGGCGACAGGACCAGTTTCACCAGCATCACGACCCCGGTCGTGACTGGCTACGTGGCCGACAAGGCAAGCTCGACGGTTGACAACGCCACGCCAAGCGAGGGACCGCCGAAAGCGACACGGTCACCTAAAGTCCGGTCGGGACCGTCACGATCACCAAGCCGGGTGGGACCGCGACGACCGCTGCATACACTAATGACCAAAGTGACGCCACCAAAGTCACTTCCTTTAGTGTACCCGCGGTGGCGGGGTACTCGGCCCAAGTAACGGGTGCCACCCTTCAATTGGACGGCACCTACCTGCCGGACAGCCCGACCCAAGCGTCCACCGTGACCTACACGGCCGACCCGCAAAGCTTCACCGTCACCTACGTCGATGAAACGACTAACACGACCTTAACCGACCACGGTCTCACCCTGACCGGGGTGACCGACGGCTCCTACGCCGACCAGTTGGCTAGCGACAAGTGGGACTACGCGGCGGCCGGCTACAAGCTAGACACGGCCAAGAACGCCACGGACCCGCTAAGTGAATTGAGTGGAACCTTTGGCGCCCAAAACGCGGGCGTGACGGTCTACTTAACCCACCAAACATCGACCACGACGCAAACACAGACCATCACCCGGACAATTAACTACCTCGATCCCACCACCAAGGAGCTGACTTCGCTCACCCAAACGGCCGAACTCACCCGGACGGTTGAAGAGGACCTGGTGACGGGCGCAAAGACCTACTCGCAGTGGACCACTGACACGTGGCCAAGCTTCACCGTTCCAAGCGTGGCCGGCTACACGGCCAGCCCAACGGTGGTGCCGGCGTTAGTGGTTAAAGACGGCGATGGCGACGTCATCGTGACGATCGCCTACACCAAGCTGGTACCAAACTCGAGCGCGGCTTCGTCTTCTCCGGCGAGTGCATCAAGCGCTAGCGCGGGCTCTAGCGCTGCCAGCGCAGCCACGAACTCCGCCAGTGCCGTTTCGGCGGCTCCGGCGGCGGTAACAAACACGGCGCCAACGTCGGCCGCTAAGGCAGCATCGGTGGTAAGCGAGCAGAAGTTGCCACAGACGGGCGACGACGAGCAAGCCGCATTGAGCCTCACCGGGGTTTCCCTGTTGAGCCTCTTGGCTCTACTCGGGGTTGGGCGCAAGAAGAAGCGTCATTCCAGGAACTAAGCTGAAAGGCAGATACAACTAGCAAACGGACGTTAGGAGACTAGCGCCCGTTTTTTGCGATCACCAGAAGGGCGCTGCCGTTTTGATCGCGGTATAATGGAGAGATTAAAGACAAAGGGGACGCGATACGATGCGCTTTATTTCATGGAACATTGATTCAATCAACGCTGCTTTAACCGGCACCTCGGCCCGGGCCGAAGAAACCCGCGCCGTTTTGGAAAAGATCAAGGCGGCCGCTCCGGACGTGATCGCCATTCAAGAAACCAAGCTCTCCAAGAGTGGACCGACTAAAAAGCACCAGGGAGTTTTGGCGGAGCTGTTTGCCGGTTACACGGTCGTTTGGCGCTCCTCGGTCGAGCCGGCGCGCAAGGGGTACGCTGGGACAATGTACCTATATAAGGAAAGTTTGACCCCCAAGGTGACCTACCCAACGATTGGGGCCCCGGAGCCAATGGACGAAGAGGGGCGGATTATCACCCTGGAATTTGAAAACTTCTATTTGACCGAGGTTTACACCCCAAACTCCGGGACCGGACTCAAGCGATTGGCTGAACGGCAAGAATGGGATGACCGCTACCGGGAGTATTTAACCGAACTAGATCGACAAAAGCCGGTGATCGCCAGTGGCGATTTCAACGTGGCCCACGAGGAAATCGATTTGGCGCACCCGGCTAATAACCACCATTCGGCCGGCTTTACCGATGAGGAACGAGAGAAGTTCACGGCCCTGCTGGCGGCCGGGTTTACCGACTCCTTTAGGTCCCTACACCCGGACGAAACCGGGGCTTACTCCTGGTGGGCGCAACGGGCGGTCACCAGTAAGGTGAATAACTCCGGGTGGCGGATTGACTACTGGCTAGTTAGCGACCGTTTGGCCGACCAAGTTGTTTCGTCAACGATGATCGATTCCGGTGAAC
The nucleotide sequence above comes from Limosilactobacillus fermentum. Encoded proteins:
- a CDS encoding YSIRK-type signal peptide-containing protein encodes the protein MLNQKQRFGIRKLSIGVVSVLLGTTFFLGNGVVHADTVSNSQITTTSSTPASSSDSNSSNVTITSSETGSAASSSTSWASTATASVP
- a CDS encoding mucin-binding protein — encoded protein: MIGEDGTTGKVVEIVPAQTPTANEKDYTWEYVYSPKAQSFTVTYVDDTTGEELTDHDFTLSGVTDRSYAKTLASDKWDYAAAGYVLDTDQNATDPLDSLSGTFGATNVNVVVCLKHGTTTQEETGTSTYTVNYTGAANNPTSQPQTIDYTRTNTVDTMTGLVTAYGDWSVTGDRTSFTSITTPVVTGYVADKASSTVDNATPSEGPPKATRSPKVRSGPSRSPSRVGPRRPLHTLMTKVTPPKSLPLVYPRWRGTRPK
- a CDS encoding mucin-binding protein; the protein is MDGTYLPDSPTQASTVTYTADPQSFTVTYVDETTNTTLTDHGLTLTGVTDGSYADQLASDKWDYAAAGYKLDTAKNATDPLSELSGTFGAQNAGVTVYLTHQTSTTTQTQTITRTINYLDPTTKELTSLTQTAELTRTVEEDLVTGAKTYSQWTTDTWPSFTVPSVAGYTASPTVVPALVVKDGDGDVIVTIAYTKLVPNSSAASSSPASASSASAGSSAASAATNSASAVSAAPAAVTNTAPTSAAKAASVVSEQKLPQTGDDEQAALSLTGVSLLSLLALLGVGRKKKRHSRN
- a CDS encoding exodeoxyribonuclease III, which produces MRFISWNIDSINAALTGTSARAEETRAVLEKIKAAAPDVIAIQETKLSKSGPTKKHQGVLAELFAGYTVVWRSSVEPARKGYAGTMYLYKESLTPKVTYPTIGAPEPMDEEGRIITLEFENFYLTEVYTPNSGTGLKRLAERQEWDDRYREYLTELDRQKPVIASGDFNVAHEEIDLAHPANNHHSAGFTDEEREKFTALLAAGFTDSFRSLHPDETGAYSWWAQRAVTSKVNNSGWRIDYWLVSDRLADQVVSSTMIDSGERRDHAPIQLDINIPAAD